A region from the Pseudomonas cucumis genome encodes:
- a CDS encoding Hsp70 family protein, producing the protein MVQRIGIDFGTTNSLISVVTRESKISSFDDTGRPHPSVVRYEGDQVICGRRARDKLEHLGIGVLGNTVRGPKKLLGKEHVNVDGRVMTPVGVIADYINHLIEHARASDEEQVADLTRAVVTIPVALDGRGRQDLREALLQAGVHVDTFVHEPLAALYGYFKDLDNTHDALSFYEDRMILVFDWGGGTLDLTLCKVVNGALVQILNRGNNSVGGDYLDDAILSYVTDQHAAKFGWTAEEKLSVNPGMRAKLLTQCERAKITLSTREKTHIFLPDYYQGDSAEETEIDIWLTRYELEKVCTRLINQGINEIDALLAPDKADVDPQTLALCLATGGLVNMPLIKSKLTEIFGVSALHISEKGDRIISEGAAWIAHDNLQLALAKPFELVEARNSLLTIIHEGTRLPLRGESIQKKQSMYCSDPRDGKAIFTFKRPQMVQKSAAADPRTTYGSLVVEVNPAFPPLGERIELTVTIDDNLILHTRAISNDQKDTVQTQFYDLEFSLVVNEQPANAEQKKNRVNLRIDTKGPKQLVVQANVTNDCERWDTVPGELLKAYNDQHIYLRKQFTPLQKEEDVRYQPCSNCGARWSEKCCRG; encoded by the coding sequence ATGGTTCAAAGAATAGGCATCGACTTCGGCACCACCAACAGTCTGATTTCTGTCGTTACCCGCGAAAGCAAGATCTCTTCGTTTGATGACACGGGGCGCCCGCATCCCTCGGTAGTGCGTTACGAGGGCGACCAGGTAATCTGTGGCCGGCGTGCACGCGACAAGCTAGAGCATTTGGGCATAGGTGTTCTGGGTAATACCGTGCGCGGCCCGAAAAAACTGCTGGGTAAGGAGCATGTGAACGTCGATGGACGGGTGATGACACCTGTTGGCGTGATTGCCGACTACATCAATCACCTGATTGAACATGCCCGCGCATCGGACGAAGAGCAGGTGGCCGACCTTACCCGCGCAGTCGTGACCATCCCGGTAGCCTTGGATGGACGAGGTCGTCAGGACTTGCGCGAAGCGCTGCTGCAGGCGGGCGTGCATGTCGATACCTTTGTACATGAGCCGCTTGCGGCCCTGTATGGCTATTTCAAGGATCTGGATAACACTCACGACGCCCTGTCTTTCTATGAGGACAGGATGATCCTAGTATTTGACTGGGGTGGCGGAACACTGGATCTCACATTGTGCAAAGTAGTTAATGGTGCTCTGGTGCAGATCCTCAACCGGGGCAACAATTCGGTTGGCGGTGACTATCTGGATGATGCCATCCTCTCCTACGTCACCGATCAACATGCGGCCAAATTTGGTTGGACCGCCGAGGAGAAGCTGTCGGTCAACCCTGGAATGCGCGCCAAACTGCTTACCCAGTGCGAACGTGCCAAGATCACACTCTCCACGCGTGAAAAAACACATATTTTTCTGCCTGATTACTATCAAGGCGATAGCGCCGAAGAAACCGAAATCGATATCTGGCTCACGCGCTATGAGCTTGAAAAAGTCTGCACCAGATTGATCAACCAGGGCATCAACGAGATCGATGCCCTGCTCGCACCTGACAAGGCTGATGTAGACCCACAAACCCTAGCGCTTTGCCTTGCGACTGGCGGCTTAGTCAACATGCCGCTTATAAAGAGCAAGCTGACAGAAATTTTCGGTGTTTCTGCCCTGCATATTTCCGAAAAAGGCGACCGTATCATCTCAGAAGGTGCCGCCTGGATCGCCCATGACAACCTGCAATTGGCACTGGCAAAACCCTTCGAACTGGTCGAGGCAAGGAACTCTTTGTTGACCATCATTCATGAAGGAACACGCTTACCACTGCGCGGTGAGTCCATCCAAAAAAAGCAGTCGATGTACTGTTCTGACCCGCGTGACGGCAAGGCCATCTTTACCTTCAAGCGCCCCCAAATGGTCCAGAAGTCTGCGGCTGCAGACCCCAGAACCACCTATGGCAGTCTGGTAGTGGAAGTGAATCCGGCGTTCCCGCCGTTGGGCGAACGCATCGAGCTGACAGTGACTATTGACGACAACCTGATCCTGCATACGCGCGCAATTTCCAACGACCAGAAGGATACGGTCCAGACTCAGTTCTACGATCTTGAGTTCTCGCTGGTGGTCAATGAACAGCCCGCCAATGCGGAGCAAAAAAAAAACCGCGTGAACCTGCGCATTGATACCAAGGGCCCAAAGCAACTCGTGGTACAGGCCAATGTGACCAATGACTGCGAGCGCTGGGATACCGTTCCTGGTGAGTTACTAAAGGCCTATAACGATCAGCATATTTATCTGCGCAAACAATTCACACCCCTGCAAAAGGAGGAAGATGTCAGATATCAGCCATGCTCCAACTGCGGCGCGCGGTGGTCGGAAAAGTGCTGTCGGGGTTGA
- a CDS encoding 2OG-Fe(II) oxygenase produces MQETIQAANHELKNNAYASLKASQLFSQEELEYMEAACQVIPKTIIEIGDVGEENFLAVGRFMEDQKGQLPVYRNDPYGQRVVEILSSGKSREFFNGIMEAECFIRRCQSNLLEAGNFIGKHIDTYSNLEYRYSVVIQFGKQYEGGEFFIEHEGRESQFKTGYADVLINRCEIPHGVRKVESGTRSSLVFFLSTSPLDKPNLNNKQI; encoded by the coding sequence ATGCAAGAGACGATTCAAGCTGCGAACCATGAACTGAAGAACAACGCCTACGCCTCCCTTAAAGCCTCACAGCTGTTTTCTCAAGAAGAGCTGGAGTACATGGAAGCGGCGTGCCAGGTCATCCCCAAAACCATCATCGAAATCGGCGATGTGGGCGAAGAAAACTTTCTCGCGGTGGGACGCTTCATGGAGGATCAAAAAGGCCAGTTACCCGTGTATCGCAATGATCCTTACGGACAACGCGTGGTGGAAATCCTCTCTTCGGGGAAAAGTCGTGAGTTCTTCAACGGCATCATGGAAGCCGAGTGTTTTATCCGTCGCTGCCAGTCCAATCTGCTGGAAGCCGGCAACTTCATCGGCAAACACATCGATACCTACAGCAACCTGGAATATCGCTACTCCGTGGTGATCCAGTTCGGCAAACAATACGAAGGCGGCGAGTTTTTTATCGAGCATGAAGGCCGCGAATCGCAATTTAAAACCGGCTACGCCGATGTGCTGATCAATCGCTGCGAGATTCCCCACGGCGTACGCAAGGTGGAGAGCGGCACACGCTCCTC
- a CDS encoding DEAD/DEAH box helicase family protein yields the protein MARAPRKNKAQPPLVASHFQDALVLNQYLISLFGIDPLVTHKDEGRTVRPLEIIAKSLRSVEPGIGPDGKHRFLAKLISHLPANATLTPLELERFDANLVAHTRVINARRRYKGEIAWKYFQWLTLLFVEIYLDRYFNDRQGLCAVLNEFIERFNLHHQGQGRETGIGAYAVEDLNKLCLQNATGSGKTLLMHVNLLQFAQHARATGQADAFSRVIVLSPNERLSEQHERELRENGFYPEPLRQESDLISRGQNALDVPLLTEITKLADEQKVKQMAVDSFGDANLLLVDEGHRGMSGSDWKSKRDKLAAKGFTFEYSATFKQAVKAANDRVLAESYAKAVLFDYSYRYFYADGYGKDYRIFNLPKDELAHKDTYLAAALLGFYQQLRMFTEADNRYTGYNLEKPLWVFVGASVTGRKVDEESVSPSDVAQILDFLARFLAHREAFTSLIHTVLNGNSQQTGLLDAQGHDIFVQSFPYLKGLKQTAAQFYSDICQRLFHAPGGGHLVIERVKGDSGELLLKVGEADQPFGVINVGDAAALAKHVQEELENKQSLAEVRPSEFGEPVFGDVHKPTSPIHMLVGSKKFIEGWDCWRVSSLGLMRMGQSEGAQIIQLFGRGVRLKGKEMSLMRTSRYQPVNPPKDIHFLETLNVFGVQADFMATFRDFLESEGLPPNDAPHVEEITLNVTHDFGQKLKVLRSKFRKDTQEQYDFRKHGPIMDLTIGALPPGLTKGGMPLVVDRFPRLQMIQAKEVMGQAPEAIDNPPRHFDALRLSMLDWDKLWFDLERFRRQRHLDNVIVKAEMLRPLLDTPDWYRILVPAHWWAPSMANLRHWQSIAFELLSGALERCFNHQKRKYLDPRMELVLLTRDNDNLPADDINYHLIVEATEQYLIDDIKALKEELAQVGWRDHGYVQGLKLAAHLYEPLLSSEKVKILPVALNKSEFQFVDDLRLWLEAHEANLAERGERIFLLRNLVKQGVGFFEAGNFYPDFILWSLKADGSQRICFIDPHGLEHEGPGSDKIQLSQNIKDLEARLSDPGVKLESIILSPSTNRMRIAYLWSQQGLPVPDLNALHVFFIGEPDYISKVMALVRP from the coding sequence ATGGCCCGCGCCCCACGTAAAAACAAAGCTCAGCCACCACTGGTAGCGAGTCACTTTCAGGATGCATTGGTACTTAATCAGTACCTCATCAGCCTGTTTGGTATCGACCCGCTGGTGACTCACAAGGATGAAGGCCGCACTGTGCGGCCACTGGAGATAATTGCCAAATCTCTGCGTAGCGTCGAGCCAGGCATAGGACCGGACGGCAAGCACCGCTTTCTGGCGAAGCTAATCTCGCACCTGCCTGCCAATGCGACATTGACCCCCCTTGAACTGGAGCGTTTTGACGCCAATCTGGTTGCGCATACGAGGGTCATCAATGCCCGTCGTAGGTACAAAGGAGAAATTGCCTGGAAGTACTTCCAGTGGCTGACTCTATTGTTTGTTGAAATCTACCTCGACCGTTATTTCAACGACCGCCAGGGTCTCTGCGCCGTACTAAATGAGTTTATCGAGCGTTTCAACCTTCATCACCAAGGTCAAGGGCGCGAAACGGGCATCGGCGCATACGCTGTTGAAGACCTCAACAAGCTCTGCCTGCAAAACGCCACGGGTAGCGGCAAAACGTTGCTCATGCATGTGAATTTGCTGCAGTTTGCCCAGCATGCGCGTGCGACCGGGCAGGCTGACGCTTTCAGCCGAGTCATTGTGCTCTCACCGAACGAACGCCTGTCCGAGCAGCACGAGCGTGAGCTGCGCGAAAACGGCTTCTACCCGGAGCCGCTGCGCCAAGAAAGCGACCTAATTTCACGCGGGCAAAATGCCCTTGATGTGCCGCTGCTGACCGAAATCACCAAACTCGCAGACGAGCAGAAGGTCAAGCAGATGGCCGTCGACAGCTTTGGCGATGCCAACTTATTGCTGGTGGACGAAGGTCACCGTGGCATGAGCGGCAGCGACTGGAAAAGTAAGCGTGACAAGCTGGCGGCCAAGGGCTTCACCTTCGAGTACTCCGCCACCTTCAAGCAGGCAGTCAAGGCAGCCAACGACCGTGTGCTGGCCGAGAGCTACGCCAAAGCAGTACTGTTCGATTACAGCTACCGCTACTTCTATGCGGACGGTTATGGGAAGGACTACCGCATCTTCAACCTGCCTAAGGATGAGCTGGCCCACAAGGACACCTACCTAGCCGCAGCCCTGCTGGGGTTTTATCAGCAGCTGCGCATGTTTACTGAGGCGGACAATCGCTACACCGGCTACAACCTGGAAAAGCCGTTGTGGGTCTTTGTCGGCGCCAGCGTTACTGGACGCAAGGTTGATGAGGAAAGCGTATCGCCATCCGATGTGGCGCAGATCCTCGACTTCCTTGCGCGCTTTCTTGCGCACCGTGAAGCCTTCACCTCGCTCATCCATACCGTGCTCAATGGCAATAGCCAGCAGACGGGTCTGCTCGATGCCCAAGGGCACGATATTTTCGTGCAGTCGTTCCCCTACCTGAAAGGCTTGAAGCAAACCGCAGCACAGTTCTATTCCGACATCTGTCAGCGCCTGTTCCATGCCCCGGGCGGCGGTCACTTGGTGATCGAGCGCGTGAAAGGCGACAGCGGCGAGTTGCTGTTGAAGGTTGGCGAAGCCGACCAACCCTTTGGCGTGATCAATGTCGGCGATGCCGCTGCGCTGGCCAAACACGTTCAGGAAGAACTGGAAAACAAGCAGTCCCTGGCCGAGGTGCGCCCTAGCGAATTTGGCGAGCCCGTATTTGGCGACGTACATAAACCAACCTCTCCCATTCACATGTTGGTCGGCTCGAAGAAGTTCATCGAAGGCTGGGACTGCTGGCGGGTGTCCAGCCTCGGCCTTATGCGCATGGGCCAGAGCGAAGGCGCACAGATCATTCAGCTGTTCGGACGTGGAGTGCGCCTAAAAGGCAAAGAAATGAGCCTGATGCGTACCAGCCGCTATCAACCGGTGAATCCACCAAAGGATATTCACTTCCTGGAAACGCTGAACGTATTCGGTGTGCAAGCCGACTTCATGGCAACCTTCCGCGACTTCCTAGAAAGCGAAGGCCTACCGCCGAACGATGCACCTCATGTTGAGGAAATCACCCTCAACGTCACCCACGACTTTGGCCAGAAGCTGAAGGTCCTCCGTTCCAAGTTCCGCAAGGACACCCAGGAGCAGTATGACTTCCGTAAACATGGCCCCATCATGGATCTCACTATCGGTGCTCTCCCTCCTGGCTTGACCAAGGGAGGAATGCCATTGGTTGTTGATCGCTTCCCACGCCTGCAGATGATCCAGGCCAAAGAGGTCATGGGCCAGGCCCCTGAGGCAATCGATAACCCACCACGCCATTTCGATGCCCTGCGCCTGTCGATGCTCGATTGGGACAAGCTGTGGTTCGATCTGGAGCGCTTCCGCCGCCAGCGACACCTGGACAACGTCATCGTAAAAGCTGAAATGTTACGCCCACTGCTGGATACCCCAGACTGGTATCGCATCCTGGTGCCAGCGCATTGGTGGGCACCTTCGATGGCAAATCTCCGCCACTGGCAGTCGATCGCTTTCGAGCTACTCAGCGGCGCACTGGAGCGCTGCTTCAATCACCAAAAGCGAAAATACCTCGATCCCCGAATGGAGCTGGTTCTGCTGACCCGCGACAACGATAACCTGCCGGCTGACGATATTAACTACCACCTGATTGTCGAGGCCACCGAGCAATACCTAATCGACGACATCAAGGCGCTGAAGGAAGAGCTCGCTCAAGTTGGCTGGCGTGATCATGGGTACGTACAAGGCTTGAAGCTTGCCGCTCACCTCTACGAGCCACTGTTATCCAGTGAGAAAGTGAAGATCCTGCCCGTTGCCCTCAATAAGTCCGAGTTTCAATTCGTCGACGATTTGCGCCTATGGCTGGAAGCCCATGAAGCAAACCTTGCCGAGCGCGGCGAACGTATTTTTCTGCTGCGTAACCTGGTCAAGCAGGGAGTCGGCTTCTTTGAGGCCGGTAATTTTTATCCTGACTTCATTCTCTGGAGCCTAAAGGCGGATGGCAGCCAACGCATCTGTTTCATCGATCCTCATGGACTAGAACACGAAGGTCCCGGCAGCGACAAAATTCAGCTCTCGCAGAACATTAAGGATCTGGAAGCGCGCTTGAGTGACCCAGGTGTGAAGCTGGAGTCGATCATCCTGTCGCCGAGCACTAACCGCATGCGGATCGCATACCTGTGGAGCCAACAAGGTCTGCCGGTACCTGATTTGAACGCTCTGCATGTCTTCTTCATTGGAGAGCCAGACTACATCAGCAAGGTGATGGCGTTGGTGCGACCTTAA
- a CDS encoding SDR family NAD(P)-dependent oxidoreductase has product MNTDETVVVTGVTSGIGLACARKLIEQGNKVVGIGRRTERLNALADELGERFYPLSCDVRDIDSLNIQLKQLPDAFAAFSKLINSAGLLQGQGTLLDVSDAQISTMLETNVHGLINVTRAVLPTLIESGCGHIINLTSIGAHYHYAGGHVYAASKAFVDHFGQCLRTELVGARVRLTNIAPGKTRSEFALVQFAGDQARADRVYSTLTPLEPMDVANSILWALHQPSHVNINLIELMPADQELSYR; this is encoded by the coding sequence TTGAACACTGATGAAACAGTGGTTGTCACCGGAGTGACATCGGGTATTGGTCTGGCCTGTGCCAGGAAGTTGATAGAGCAGGGAAACAAGGTCGTTGGGATCGGGCGCAGAACCGAGCGCCTCAATGCATTGGCCGATGAATTGGGGGAACGTTTTTACCCCCTCAGCTGTGATGTGCGTGACATCGACTCACTCAACATACAGTTGAAACAACTTCCCGATGCATTTGCCGCCTTTAGCAAACTCATCAATAGCGCTGGCTTGCTTCAGGGACAAGGGACGTTACTGGACGTCTCGGATGCTCAAATATCCACCATGCTGGAAACCAATGTTCACGGTTTGATCAATGTCACTCGGGCGGTATTACCCACGCTGATAGAAAGTGGGTGCGGGCATATTATCAATCTGACCTCGATTGGCGCTCATTATCATTACGCCGGAGGCCATGTCTATGCGGCATCCAAGGCCTTTGTCGACCACTTCGGACAATGCCTGCGCACCGAACTGGTGGGCGCACGGGTCCGGTTGACCAACATCGCCCCGGGTAAAACCCGCTCAGAATTCGCCTTGGTTCAGTTTGCCGGCGATCAAGCCAGAGCCGACCGCGTGTACAGCACACTGACGCCGCTTGAGCCGATGGATGTTGCCAACTCGATCCTCTGGGCCCTGCATCAGCCCTCCCACGTCAATATTAATCTTATTGAACTAATGCCCGCTGATCAGGAACTTTCATACCGGTGA